In the genome of Calliopsis andreniformis isolate RMS-2024a chromosome 10, iyCalAndr_principal, whole genome shotgun sequence, one region contains:
- the LOC143184482 gene encoding uncharacterized protein LOC143184482 isoform X3, giving the protein MRLEEDLVIRRSRPTMISAKYRAREERRRLLKISAGKLRRIEDPEASLCRSVLINNAVRRLQRENRDEKTRNYGLPVVTYLNDSTKENNVSSNLIVGVTDDEASSRKRLSEDARNEVLSPKRQRHDDLDLQDDVFSDFYILPPTPRLLSHIDEVQEPESPHHHHLAYPEDRLSSVDVRSGTTMISTSTTNTVTNSNSGSNSTSTSSCCSPVMFPNELDDSGAQLTRASDVGMMEASDVVDPDRICDFTRFTESAKSLEERLVELQSLDEHFDLAKFERNNNQSCGRAFHDIQTFHSLVPGLET; this is encoded by the exons ATGAGATTAGAGGAGGACCTTGTGATACGTAGGAGCCGACCCACGATGATTTCCGCCAAGTATCGCGCGCGAGAGGAACGTCGTCGCTTGTTGAAGATCTCCGCTGGTAAATTGAGGAGAATCGAGGACCCGGAAGCTAGCCTGTGCAGATCTGTTCTAATAAACAACGCCGTCAGGCGGCTGCAGCGGGAGAATCGGGATGAAAAGACGAGGAACTACGGTCTTCCAGTGGTCACGTATCTGAACGACTCCACCAAAGAAAACAACGTCTCCAGCAACCTTATTGTTGGCGTGACAGACGACGAGGCATCCTCGAGGAAAAG ATTGAGCGAGGACGCGAGGAATGAGGTTCTCAGCCCGAAACGGCAGAGGCACGACGACCTGGACCTTCAGGACGACGTATTCAGCGACTTCTACATCCTCCCGCCCACGCCTCGACTGCTCTCTCACATTGACGAGGTCCAAGAGCCAGAGTCCCCGCACCACCATCACCTGGCCTATCCAGAGGATCGTCTGAGCTCAGTGGACGTGCGATCGGGAACGACGATGATCAGCACGAGCACCACGAACACGGTAACGAACAGCAACAGCGGCAGCAACAGCACGTCGACGAGCAGTTGCTGCAGCCCCGTCATGTTCCCTAACGAGCTGGACGACTCTGGCGCTCAGTTGACGAGAGCCAGCGACGTCGGCATGATGGAGGCCTCGGACGTGGTTGATCCCGACAGAATCTGCGACTTCACCAGGTTCACGGAGTCAGCGAAGAGCCTCGAGGAGCGTCTCGTTGAGCTTCAGTCCCTGGACGAGCACTTTGACCTGGCCAAGTTCGAGAGGAACAATAATCAGAGCTGTGGCCGAGCGTTCCACGACATCCAGACTTTCCACAGTCTGGTGCCAGGTCTGGAGACCTAG
- the LOC143184482 gene encoding uncharacterized protein LOC143184482 isoform X2, whose amino-acid sequence MALRHAAGCGQQNAKMRLEEDLVIRRSRPTMISAKYRAREERRRLLKISAGKLRRIEDPEASLCRSVLINNAVRRLQRENRDEKTRNYGLPVVTYLNDSTKENNVSSNLIVGVTDDEASSRKRLSEDARNEVLSPKRQRHDDLDLQDDVFSDFYILPPTPRLLSHIDEVQEPESPHHHHLAYPEDRLSSVDVRSGTTMISTSTTNTVTNSNSGSNSTSTSSCCSPVMFPNELDDSGAQLTRASDVGMMEASDVVDPDRICDFTRFTESAKSLEERLVELQSLDEHFDLAKFERNNNQSCGRAFHDIQTFHSLVPGLET is encoded by the exons ATGGCTTTGCGACACGCGGCGGGCTGCGGGCAACAAA ACGCTAAGATGAGATTAGAGGAGGACCTTGTGATACGTAGGAGCCGACCCACGATGATTTCCGCCAAGTATCGCGCGCGAGAGGAACGTCGTCGCTTGTTGAAGATCTCCGCTGGTAAATTGAGGAGAATCGAGGACCCGGAAGCTAGCCTGTGCAGATCTGTTCTAATAAACAACGCCGTCAGGCGGCTGCAGCGGGAGAATCGGGATGAAAAGACGAGGAACTACGGTCTTCCAGTGGTCACGTATCTGAACGACTCCACCAAAGAAAACAACGTCTCCAGCAACCTTATTGTTGGCGTGACAGACGACGAGGCATCCTCGAGGAAAAG ATTGAGCGAGGACGCGAGGAATGAGGTTCTCAGCCCGAAACGGCAGAGGCACGACGACCTGGACCTTCAGGACGACGTATTCAGCGACTTCTACATCCTCCCGCCCACGCCTCGACTGCTCTCTCACATTGACGAGGTCCAAGAGCCAGAGTCCCCGCACCACCATCACCTGGCCTATCCAGAGGATCGTCTGAGCTCAGTGGACGTGCGATCGGGAACGACGATGATCAGCACGAGCACCACGAACACGGTAACGAACAGCAACAGCGGCAGCAACAGCACGTCGACGAGCAGTTGCTGCAGCCCCGTCATGTTCCCTAACGAGCTGGACGACTCTGGCGCTCAGTTGACGAGAGCCAGCGACGTCGGCATGATGGAGGCCTCGGACGTGGTTGATCCCGACAGAATCTGCGACTTCACCAGGTTCACGGAGTCAGCGAAGAGCCTCGAGGAGCGTCTCGTTGAGCTTCAGTCCCTGGACGAGCACTTTGACCTGGCCAAGTTCGAGAGGAACAATAATCAGAGCTGTGGCCGAGCGTTCCACGACATCCAGACTTTCCACAGTCTGGTGCCAGGTCTGGAGACCTAG
- the LOC143184482 gene encoding uncharacterized protein LOC143184482 isoform X1: MLDFEQQANQAQALASLDEDWHLLEDAKMRLEEDLVIRRSRPTMISAKYRAREERRRLLKISAGKLRRIEDPEASLCRSVLINNAVRRLQRENRDEKTRNYGLPVVTYLNDSTKENNVSSNLIVGVTDDEASSRKRLSEDARNEVLSPKRQRHDDLDLQDDVFSDFYILPPTPRLLSHIDEVQEPESPHHHHLAYPEDRLSSVDVRSGTTMISTSTTNTVTNSNSGSNSTSTSSCCSPVMFPNELDDSGAQLTRASDVGMMEASDVVDPDRICDFTRFTESAKSLEERLVELQSLDEHFDLAKFERNNNQSCGRAFHDIQTFHSLVPGLET; encoded by the exons ACGCTAAGATGAGATTAGAGGAGGACCTTGTGATACGTAGGAGCCGACCCACGATGATTTCCGCCAAGTATCGCGCGCGAGAGGAACGTCGTCGCTTGTTGAAGATCTCCGCTGGTAAATTGAGGAGAATCGAGGACCCGGAAGCTAGCCTGTGCAGATCTGTTCTAATAAACAACGCCGTCAGGCGGCTGCAGCGGGAGAATCGGGATGAAAAGACGAGGAACTACGGTCTTCCAGTGGTCACGTATCTGAACGACTCCACCAAAGAAAACAACGTCTCCAGCAACCTTATTGTTGGCGTGACAGACGACGAGGCATCCTCGAGGAAAAG ATTGAGCGAGGACGCGAGGAATGAGGTTCTCAGCCCGAAACGGCAGAGGCACGACGACCTGGACCTTCAGGACGACGTATTCAGCGACTTCTACATCCTCCCGCCCACGCCTCGACTGCTCTCTCACATTGACGAGGTCCAAGAGCCAGAGTCCCCGCACCACCATCACCTGGCCTATCCAGAGGATCGTCTGAGCTCAGTGGACGTGCGATCGGGAACGACGATGATCAGCACGAGCACCACGAACACGGTAACGAACAGCAACAGCGGCAGCAACAGCACGTCGACGAGCAGTTGCTGCAGCCCCGTCATGTTCCCTAACGAGCTGGACGACTCTGGCGCTCAGTTGACGAGAGCCAGCGACGTCGGCATGATGGAGGCCTCGGACGTGGTTGATCCCGACAGAATCTGCGACTTCACCAGGTTCACGGAGTCAGCGAAGAGCCTCGAGGAGCGTCTCGTTGAGCTTCAGTCCCTGGACGAGCACTTTGACCTGGCCAAGTTCGAGAGGAACAATAATCAGAGCTGTGGCCGAGCGTTCCACGACATCCAGACTTTCCACAGTCTGGTGCCAGGTCTGGAGACCTAG